A DNA window from Pogona vitticeps strain Pit_001003342236 chromosome 2, PviZW2.1, whole genome shotgun sequence contains the following coding sequences:
- the IL27RA gene encoding interleukin-27 receptor subunit alpha, translating into MGSRPNVAWLLFLLLKVSRLKGNIDASIDLQCYQLVVPNNIMNCSWFIQRSFDVTTTYVLHCKSLKFNPGQTHSEQAERGQNWLAIGRSKLTRGDNYSVWVEVFSADWNATSKKLNFSLDDIVKPPPPVLDPVEPDYGGALVTWKNPHVSEFHIHHALTCALRYKTSTDQEWTYLPQEEVGQEGHDLEDLKPFTSYKVQARCIPENGNGFWSEWSLSQTFTTPEAAPLGQVDVWQKVGVSENGEPSLLLLWKALDPESAQGVIQDYEVIYREHSKKTHKMLCGCCSASLPPTAEYAWISAHNSITKTLPANLSLEQTDLPGPEEVQVLAVPGLGFNVTWKPSISPRWVQPEEYIVEWEEEEGLSSNREALDWIRRPGSSDSALVRGNFKPKIAYRVGLHALYPEGSSRPVNVRAYFKEEVPSAGPQALQDRSISSTASLISWQEVPLASRNGHIIGYTLYLKDPTSENVSCTYITAAKRSYNLSNLKPGTTYQLWMTGSTLAGEGASSPPHYFSTPGVSNWQTIVISFFTVGFLFILAGIVVSVKYRWVLSFCHKILPFWCWQKIPNPGHSSAILKMNGQSTLPGMDAPTQHLGQCPEEADIVEIKELPAPEPNPSPARVVNSGYEKHFMPTLEDLQKLV; encoded by the exons ATGGGAAGCAGACCCAACGTGGCATGGCTGCTGTTTCTATTGTTAAAGGTTTCAAGGCTGAAAG GCAATATTGATGCTTCCATAGATCTGCAGTGTTACCAGTTAGTAGTACCTAACAACATTATGAATTGCAGTTGGTTTATTCAGAGATCCTTTGATGTTACCACCACCTATGTCCTCCACTGCAAGAGTCTAAAATT CAATCCTGGTCAAACTCACTCAGAGCAGGCTGAGAGGGGACAGAATTGGTTGGCCATTGGACGAAGCAAGCTGACGCGGGGAGACAACTACAGTGTTTGGGTGGAAGTTTTCAGTGCAGACTGGAATGCAACCTCCAAGAAGTTAAACTTCAGCCTGGATGATATAG TgaagcctcctcctcctgttctggATCCTGTGGAACCAGATTATGGTGGGGCTCTAGTGACATGGAAGAACCCCCACGTGTCTGAATTTCACATCCATCATGCTCTCACATGTGCTCTTCGATACAAGACATCTACAGACCAGGAATGGACCTAT CTGCCTCAGGAAGAGGTGGGCCAGGAGGGCCATGACCTTGAGGACTTGAAGCCATTCACATCCTACAAGGTGCAAGCCCGATGCATTCCAGAAAATGGAAACGGTTTTTGGAGTGAATGGAGTTTGTCCCAAACCTTCACTACCCCTGAAGCAG CTCCGCTGGGTCAGGTGGATGTATGGCAAAAAGTGGGTGTTTCCGAAAATGGTGAACCGAGCCTTCTCCTGCTGTGGAAG GCTCTGGACCCAGAATCAGCCCAAGGAGTCATCCAAGACTATGAAGTCATTTACCGGGAGCACAGCAAAAAGACCCACAAGATGCTGTGCGGTTGCTGTAGTGCTAGCCTCCCTCCTACGGCTGAGTATGCCTGGATTTCGGCTCACAATTCCATTACTAAGACACTGCCTGCCAATCTGAGCTTGGAGCAAACAG ATCTCCCTGGCCCTGAGGAAGTCCAGGTGCTGGCAGTGCCAGGCCTGGGATTCAATGTGACATGGAAGCCTAGCATAAGCCCTCGGTGGGTTCAGCCTGAGGAGTACATTGTggagtgggaagaagaagagggcctcagcagcaacagagaagccctGGACTGGATACGCAGGCCTGGTAGCAGTGACAGCGCTCTGGTGAGAg GTAACTTTAAACCAAAGATAGCCTATCGTGTGGGTCTCCATGCACTATATCCTGAGGGAAGCAGCCGCCCAGTCAACGTGCGAGCCTACTTCAAGGAAGAAG tACCATCCGCTGGTCCCCAAGCACTGCAGGACAGAAGCATCTCCTCTACTGCCTCTCTCATCTCTTGGCAGGAGGTTCCCTTGGCGAGTCGCAACGGACACATAATTGGCTACACACTTTACCTGAAGGATCCCACTTCAGAGAACGTCTCTTGCACCTACA TTACAGCAGCTAAGAGGAGCTACAACCTCTCAAACCTGAAACCTGGGACAACCTATCAGCTCTGGATGACAGGCTCCACCTTGGCTGGGGAAGGAGCATCTAGTCCTCCGCATTACTTCAGCACTCCAG GAGTTTCCAATTGGCAGACCATTGTGATATCCTTCTTCACTGTGGGATTCTTGTTCATCCTGGCTGGCATTGTGGTGTCAGTTAAGTACAGATG GGTCCTAAGCTTTTGCCATAAGATCCTGCCCTTTTGGTGCTGGCAGAAAATCCCCAACCCTGGGCACAGCAGTGCTATCCTGAAGATGAACGGTCAGAGCACTCTTCCTGGCATG GATGCTCCAACTCAGCACTTGGGCCAGTGCCCCGAAGAAGCAGACATCGTGGAGATAAAAGAGCTACCAGCCCCAGAGCCCAACCCATCCCCCGCCCGTGTGGTGAACTCTGGCTATGAGAAGCATTTTATGCCCACCCTGGAAGACCTGCAGAAACTGGTCTGA